One window of Pelobates fuscus isolate aPelFus1 chromosome 9, aPelFus1.pri, whole genome shotgun sequence genomic DNA carries:
- the SET gene encoding protein SET, protein MSAPAAKVSKKEVNSNHDGADETSEKEQQEAIEHIDEVQNEIDRLNEQASEEILKVEQKYNKLRQPFFQKRSELIAKIPNFWVTTFVNHPQVSALLGEEDEEALHYLTRVEVTEFEDIKSGYRIDFYFDENPYFENKVLSKEFHLNESGDPSSKSTEIKWKAGKDLTKRSSQTQNKASRKRQHEEPESFFTWFTDHSDAGADELGEVIKDDIWPNPLQYYLVPDMEDEEGEGEEEDEDDEEEEGLEDIDEEGDEDEVEGEEEDDDDEEGEEAEEDEGEDD, encoded by the exons ATGTCGGCGCCGGCGGCCAAAGTCAGTAAAAAGGAGGTGAACTCCAACCACGACGGGGCGGACGAGACCTCAG AAAAGGAGCAGCAGGAAGCCATTGAGCACATTGATGAAGTACAGAATGAAATAGACAG ACTGAATGAACAAGCCAGTGAGGAGATACTGAAAGTAGAACAGAAATATAACAAACTCCGCCAACCATTCTTCCAGAAGAGGTCAGAGTTGATCGCCAAAATCCCAAATTTCTGGGTTACAACATTTGTCAACCACCCACAAG tatCTGCACTGTTGGGTGAGGAAGATGAAGAAGCACTTCATTATTTGACACGGGTGGAGGTGACAGAATTTGAAGACATAAAGTCTGGTTACAGAATAGATTTT TATTTTGATGAAAACCCTTATTTTGAAAACAAAGTCCTGTCTAAAgagtttcatttgaatgaatcTGGAGATCCATCTTCAAAGTCAACAGAGATAAAATGGAAAGCTGGAAAG GATCTGACAAAACGTTCCAGTCAGACACAAAATAAAGCCAGTCGGAAGAGGCAACATGAAGAACCAGAAAGCTTCTTTACTTGGTTCACAGACCATTCTGATGCAGGTGCAGATGAGCTTGGAGAGGTCATAAAGGATGACATCTGGCCAAACCCATTACAGTACTATctg GTACCAGACATGGAAGACGAAGAAGGAGAGGGTGAAGAAGAAGATGAAGATGATGAAGAAGAGGAAGGACTCGAAGATATTGATGAGGAAGGAGATGAAGATGAAGTGGAAGGAGAGGAGGAAGATGATGATGacgaggagggagaagaggcagag GAAGATGAAGGCGAAGATGATTAA